The following is a genomic window from Rhodospirillaceae bacterium.
CGTATTCGCGGCGAGATTTCTCAACCCAAAGTGGCTGGGTCTGGGCATTGCTATATGCGCCTCAAAGACGAGAGCGCAGTGATTGATGCGATCATTTGGCGTGGCAGTATGAGCAAGCTGTCGCATCGCCCGGAAGAGGGCATGGAAGTGATTGCTTCAGGTCGACTCACGACCTATCCAGGCCGCTCATCCTATCAAATTATCATCGATAGTTTTGAGCTGGCGGGCGAAGGTGCGCTGCTCAAGCTGTTGGAAGACCGTCGCAAGGCGCTGGCCACCGAAGGTTTGTTTGCGGAGGAGCGCAAAGTGCCGATCCCGCGTCTTCCACAGGTGATTGGTGTGGTCACGTCGCCCACCGGCGCTGTCATTCGCGACATACTGCACCGCGTGAAGGATCGCTTTCCGCGCCACGTTCTGGTGTGGCCGGTGCGCGTGCAAGGTGACGGCGCGGCCGAAGAAATCGCCGCTGCGATCGCCGGCTTTAACGCCCTGCCGGAAGGGGGTGACATCCCCAGGCCAGATGTGCTGATCGTTGCGCGTGGCGGTGGTTCGCTGGAGGATCTGTGGGCGTTCAACGAAGAGGTCGTTGTGCGCGCCGTTGCGGCATCTGCCATCCCGCTTATTTCAGCGGTGGGGCATGAGACTGACACCACATTGATTGATTTCGCCTCAGACCGTCGTGCGCCCACGCCAACCGCGGCCGCAGAGATGGCCGTTCCTGTGCGCCTGGAGTTGGTGTCCCAGGTTCAAGAGCATGGCGTGCGTCTGGCCCAGGCGATGAACCGCTTGCTGTCGGAAAACACCTTGAACGTCAAAGGGCTGGGTCGTGGCCTGCCCAACCTGACAGACTTGGTCGAGCGCAAACAACAAGACCTGGATGGTCTGTCGGGCCGCCTCAGCACCGGACCAACGCGTTTGTTAGGGTCTAAAGCACAAGATTTATCCGTGGCTTCTGCCGGCCTCAAGCCGTCCCATTTGAGCCGTGATGTGAAGCGGTTTGACAGCATGATCAAGGACTTAACGGCCAGACTCACGACCGGATTAGATCGAGATGTCACGCGCTATGATGGTCTGCTTGAGGACTGGTCGGCACGGCTTGGTGTCGCCTTGGGCCGCTCTGCGGAGCGTGCTGGCGAACGGCTTGACGGCATGGTTGCACGGCTTGAGTCGGTCTCGCCGCGTCGGGTGTTGGATCGGGGGTATGCGCTTGTCACCGACGCTGCAGGTGATCCCATTACAGATGCTGCACATGCAGAGTCAGGGGCGACTTGGAGTGTTGCTTTTCGCGATGGTGCAGTGGGGGTGACTGTGGGCAGTGGTGCAGAGCCGTCGGCTTCCACGACGCTGATAAAACCGAAAAAACCGAAATCAAAAATAACACCGTCAGGGTCACCAGAACGGCAAGGGAGTCTTTTGTAAATGCGTTTGATGTATGTGCTGATCACGGTGTTCAGTCTGGGTGCTGCCACGAGTTATGCGCAAGAGATTGCAGTGTCTGGCCGTTTGGAACAAGGCGGCCTGGTTTTTGGGCAAGTCGCACCAGACACCCGCTTGACCGTTGATGGACAAGCCGTTTCGGTGTCTGAGCGGGGTGTGTTTGTGTTTGGGTTTGACCGTGATGCCAAGCGCACGGCTCAGTTAAAGGCTCAATATCCAGATGGCACAACCGTGCAACAAACTTTACAGATCGCGCCACGGGACTGGAAAATCGAGCGCGTCGAGGGTTTACCTCAAAATACGGTCACGCCTGATCCGGAGACGGTGAAGCGGATTCAATCAGAAGGCAGCATGATTGTTGCCGCCCGCAATCGCACCGAACCGCTGCCGTTTTTTGTGACTGGATTTTTGCAACCTGCAGAGGGTCGTATTACAGGCGTATTTGGCAGTCAGCGCATCCTTAACGGCCAACCTCGGTCGCCGCACTCGGGATTGGATATCGCGGCCCCCACAGGCACGGTCATTCGTGCGACGGCTGATGGGGTTGTTAGTCTGACGCATGACGGCATGATCCTGACCGGTAAGACCATTATGATTGATCACGGCTTTGGCCTGGACTCAGTTTACATTCACATGAGCGACATCAAGGTCGAGCAGGGCCAGGCTGTACGCCAGGGTGAGGTGATCGGGGCCATCGGTATGACCGGTCGGACCAATGGGCCACACCTGCATTTTGGTATTTCCTGGTATGGGGCCAAGCTTGACCCTCAAACAGTTATGGCTGCGTTACCAGCGGGTCAGAACCTCTTTCAATAAGGAGTCGATTGCGGACGGGTGCTCCCAGCGCACCGCGACCCGCAACACATTGACCTGCTGGCGCTGGTAAGGGGACAGCCGCATCGCGTCTTTTTCGGTGGTCACCGGCAAGGCATCTAACTCAAAAGCTTCATCTAAAATAGGCTGGATGTCGGCCTGTTGATACAGATGGTGATCGTCAAAGGGGTGCGCCGCAATGACTTTTGCCCCGATGCTGACCAAAGCGTTGAAAAACTTATCGGGTCGTCCCAAACCTGCAAAGGCAACGACTTTACGCCCACGTAATTGAACAGCATCCGCCGTGGGGTCGAGATGGCCTTTCATCACCTCAAGCCGGGGTGGCAGGCGGTCAAGCAGACCGGTCGTGTCCGGGCCCATCAGGATGATGCGGTCGGCCCGAGCTAAACCAGCGCGAACGTCTTCACGTAAGGGACCCGCAGGCAGCGTATGATGGTTTCCAAACCCTGTTGCGCCATCAACAACCACGAGCGCACAGTTCTTGTGCAGGCTGGCATGCTGATGGGCATCATCAAGTATAATAACGGTTGCGCCCTCTGCCACGGCTTGAAGCGCGCCGTCTGATCTTTTGCGGGCGACCCACGTCGTTCCATCACGGGCATGGATCAAAGCTTCATCGCCGACATCTAACGCTGTGTGCGCATCCAGGTCGACGCGCACGGGGCCCGTCAGACGCCCGCCATAGCCACGCAAGACAACAGCCGGGTTTTGACCTCGTTCTTTGCAGCGCTGAACCAGGTCACGTACCACCGGTGTTTTGCCAGTGCCGCCCACGGTCAGGTTGCCAACCGAGATCACCGGCACATCAACACGCACGGGTGTTGTGTGTTTAATCCGCCAAGCCGTTGTCGCAGCGTACAGCTTGCCGAAAGGCATCAACATACGAGTCAGAGGGCCGTTGGTGTTCCAAAAATCAGGGGCTTTCATCTGCGTTCCCAGGAAGTTTTGCCTGCGGAATAGACGCTTGCCCAACCAGCGTGTCAGCTCTGTTGCTCGCGGCAGTTAAGGCGTCCTCAAGCCCCTGGCGGATGCGTATAAAATCTTCAGGCGTGCTATCCTTAGGAACATCAATGGGCGTGCCCCAAATGCGTGCCCCACGCGAAAACGGCAGGGGAACGATCAGGCGGTCCCAGGAGGACAAAACTTTACGGCGACTGACCGATACCGCAGCCGGAACAATTTTTACCCCTGAAAGTTTTGCCAGGGCGAGGGGGCCATCCCCAGCGTGCATGCGCGGTCCGCGTGGACCATCCGGTGTGATGCCGACCGAATAACCCGTCTTGAGTAATTTAACCAAGGCGCGTGTGGCGCTGCTGCCGCCTTTTGAACTCGATCCTGTGATGGTCGAGATCCCAAACCATAATGTGGTTTTAGAAATCAGCCGCCCGTCGGCGTGCCCCGAGATCAGCATGTGAAAGGGCGCGCGGGAGGACCAGCAGTAGGGCATCATGAGCAACCGGTTATGCCAAAATGCGATAATCACTGGTTCTACGCCGCTCCAGGCCGCCTCAGTGGCGTCGCGGCCTTCATCGGTCCAGCGGCTGGTGACGTGCACCAGCCATAGGTATGCTGCGGCCAAAGCGCCGAGAAGGCCTTG
Proteins encoded in this region:
- the xseA gene encoding exodeoxyribonuclease VII large subunit, whose amino-acid sequence is MSTSAPPLNVPEFTVSEVSSALKRTVEDAFGYVRIRGEISQPKVAGSGHCYMRLKDESAVIDAIIWRGSMSKLSHRPEEGMEVIASGRLTTYPGRSSYQIIIDSFELAGEGALLKLLEDRRKALATEGLFAEERKVPIPRLPQVIGVVTSPTGAVIRDILHRVKDRFPRHVLVWPVRVQGDGAAEEIAAAIAGFNALPEGGDIPRPDVLIVARGGGSLEDLWAFNEEVVVRAVAASAIPLISAVGHETDTTLIDFASDRRAPTPTAAAEMAVPVRLELVSQVQEHGVRLAQAMNRLLSENTLNVKGLGRGLPNLTDLVERKQQDLDGLSGRLSTGPTRLLGSKAQDLSVASAGLKPSHLSRDVKRFDSMIKDLTARLTTGLDRDVTRYDGLLEDWSARLGVALGRSAERAGERLDGMVARLESVSPRRVLDRGYALVTDAAGDPITDAAHAESGATWSVAFRDGAVGVTVGSGAEPSASTTLIKPKKPKSKITPSGSPERQGSLL
- a CDS encoding M23 family metallopeptidase; amino-acid sequence: MRLMYVLITVFSLGAATSYAQEIAVSGRLEQGGLVFGQVAPDTRLTVDGQAVSVSERGVFVFGFDRDAKRTAQLKAQYPDGTTVQQTLQIAPRDWKIERVEGLPQNTVTPDPETVKRIQSEGSMIVAARNRTEPLPFFVTGFLQPAEGRITGVFGSQRILNGQPRSPHSGLDIAAPTGTVIRATADGVVSLTHDGMILTGKTIMIDHGFGLDSVYIHMSDIKVEQGQAVRQGEVIGAIGMTGRTNGPHLHFGISWYGAKLDPQTVMAALPAGQNLFQ
- the lpxK gene encoding tetraacyldisaccharide 4'-kinase encodes the protein MKAPDFWNTNGPLTRMLMPFGKLYAATTAWRIKHTTPVRVDVPVISVGNLTVGGTGKTPVVRDLVQRCKERGQNPAVVLRGYGGRLTGPVRVDLDAHTALDVGDEALIHARDGTTWVARKRSDGALQAVAEGATVIILDDAHQHASLHKNCALVVVDGATGFGNHHTLPAGPLREDVRAGLARADRIILMGPDTTGLLDRLPPRLEVMKGHLDPTADAVQLRGRKVVAFAGLGRPDKFFNALVSIGAKVIAAHPFDDHHLYQQADIQPILDEAFELDALPVTTEKDAMRLSPYQRQQVNVLRVAVRWEHPSAIDSLLKEVLTRW
- a CDS encoding lysophospholipid acyltransferase family protein, with product MLKRMKQMRKAIFRNALVQGLLGALAAAYLWLVHVTSRWTDEGRDATEAAWSGVEPVIIAFWHNRLLMMPYCWSSRAPFHMLISGHADGRLISKTTLWFGISTITGSSSKGGSSATRALVKLLKTGYSVGITPDGPRGPRMHAGDGPLALAKLSGVKIVPAAVSVSRRKVLSSWDRLIVPLPFSRGARIWGTPIDVPKDSTPEDFIRIRQGLEDALTAASNRADTLVGQASIPQAKLPGNADESP